The region CAGAGATTAAAGCATTCACTATAACTAAGCGAGCCATAGATTCAAGAAAGAAATACCAGATGATATATTTCGTGTATTCAGTCGCAGTTGAAGTTGACGA is a window of Candidatus Falkowbacteria bacterium DNA encoding:
- a CDS encoding FAD-dependent oxidoreductase — encoded protein: MLSIQQISLPITHSENELQNKIAVILDLKVSEIKAFTITKRAIDSRKKYQMIYFVYSVAVEVD